In Panthera uncia isolate 11264 chromosome B4, Puncia_PCG_1.0, whole genome shotgun sequence, one genomic interval encodes:
- the PPP6R2 gene encoding serine/threonine-protein phosphatase 6 regulatory subunit 2 isoform X9, protein MDLFRESSVFFRELSSGTALLASLPSPEGSAVSPFPSRDSPTPLRLSVTSSGWAESRPVSCRRPRSQTPSSQCWSRECWLHCGQDCVEQLLKNMFDGDQTESCLVSGTQVLLTLLETRRAGTEGLVDSFSQGLEGLCTVSSSILHGIEPRLKDFHQLLLSPPKKKAILTTIGVLEEPLGNARLHGARLMAALLHTNTPSINQELCRLNTMGLLLDLFFKYTWNNFLHFQVELCIAAILSHAAREDRAEASGLEGRAELLPGSGDPEAPPPAASRPENTMVTHLFQKCCLVQRILEAWEANDHAQAAGGMRRGNMGHLTRIANAVVQNLERGPMQTHISEVIRGLPADCRGRWENFVEETLAETNRRNAVDLVSTHHLHPSSEDEDMEGVFPNELSLQQAFSEYQVQQMTATFVDQFGFNDEEFADQDDSVNAPFDRIAEINFSIDADEDSPSAALFEACCSDHIQPFDDDEEDDIWEDKETHCTARVTARARFGGPHTSESCSKNGLERGGQDRKEGLEADKDVALADAPLASAQKEGPRLEGGSEAGASWAVFEETVNSPVPVPGVAVDVGSGVWASSTPSPSALEEKGWAKFTDFQPFCCSESGPRCSSPVDTGHGGAQDSLTQGPERTPPYPVVGPASPCAWNACVTRKAPPVVSDNTEDEQKMAGALETVSMGPSRETPLLPASVPRAECTASTLSDPTSPAPAEATFPPAVAVPPEAAVAATTAPGKASPAPAALPVAPVLSGAVPTGPVAAITTAAPSTCTAAILGTATKDRKMDAPPPAGATLNGPV, encoded by the exons ATGGACTTGTTTAGAGAGTCCAGTGTGTTCTTCCGAGAACTGAGCAGTGGGACGGCTCTActggcctctctccccagccctgagGGGAGTgctgtgtctccttttccttccagagACAGTCCAACGCCTCTCAGACTCTCTGTGACATCATCAGGCTGGGCAGAGAGCAGGCCAGTCAGCTGCAGGAGGCCCCGGAGCCAGACCCCCTCCTCACAGTGCTGGAGTCGTGAGTGCTGGCTGCATtgcgg GCAGGACTGTGTGGAGCAGCTTCTGAAGAACATGTTTGATGGAGACCAGACTGAGAGCTGCCTCGTTAGTGGGACTCAGGTGTTACTTACCTTGCTGGAAACAAGGCGGGCTGG GACAGAGGGCTTGGTGGACTCCTTTTCTCAGGGACTGGAAGGGCTGTGTACCGTCAGCAGCAGCATACTGCACGGCATTGAGCCACGACTGAAGGACTTCCACCAGCTTCTACTCAGCCCGCCAAAG AAAAAAGCGATCCTGACCACCATTGGCGTGCTGGAGGAGCCTTTGGGGAATGCCCGTCTGCACGGGGCCCGCCTCATGGCTGCACTGCTGCACACGAACACGCCCAGCATCAACCAGGAACTCTGCCGGCTCAACACCATGGGCTTACTGCTG GACCTGTTTTTTAAGTACACCTGGAATAACTTCCTGCACTTCCAAGTGGAACTATGCATAGCCGCTATTCTCTCCCATGCTGCCCGCGAGGACAGGGCAGAAGCCAGTGGACTGGAGGGCAGGGCGGAGCTTCTGCCCGGAAGCGGGGACCCAGAGGCCCCCCCGCCTGCTGCCAGCCGCCCTGAGAACACAATGGTGACCCAC CTGTTCCAGAAGTGCTGCCTGGTCCAGCGGATCCTGGAGGCCTGGGAAGCCAATGATCACGCACA GGCAGCGGGTGGCATGAGGAGAGGCAACATGGGCCACCTTACCCGGATTGCCAATGCGGTGGTACAGAACCTGGAGAGGGGCCCCATGCAGACCCACATCAGCGAAGTCATCCGAG GGCTCCCTGCGGACTGCCGTGGGCGCTGGGAGAACTTCGTGGAGGAGACACTGGCGGAGACCAACCGCAGGAACGCTGTGGACCTG GTAAGCACCCACCACCTTCACCCCTCGAGTGAGGATGAGGACATGGAGGGCGTTTTCCCTAATGAGCTGTCCCTGCAGCAG gcTTTCTCCGAGTACCAGGTCCAGCAGATGACAGCCACCTTTGTGGATCAGTTTGGCTTCAATGACGAGGAGTTTGCAGACCAGGATGACAGTGTCAA TGCTCCCTTCGACAGGATTGCTGAGATAAACTTCAGCATCGATGCTGACGAGGACAGT CCCAGCGCAGCTCTGTTTGAGGCCTGCTGCAGTGACCACATCCAGCCTTTTGACGATGATGAGGAGGATGACATCTGGGAGGACAAGGAGACACACTGCACTGCCCGAGTGACGGCTAGAGCCAG gtttggGGGCCCTCACACCTCAGAGAGCTGCTCAAAGAATGGCCTGGAGCGTGGAGGCCAGGACAGGAAGGAGGGCTTGGAAGCAGACAAGGATGTGGCTCTGGCAGATGCCCCTCTGGCCTCAGCCCAGAAGGAAGGTCCTCGCTTGGAGGGTGGCTCAGAAG cAGGCGCCTCGTGGGCAGTATTTGAGGAGACGGTGAACTCGCCAGTGCCGGTTCCAGGAGTGGCGGTGGATGTGGGTTCCGGCGTGTGGGCATCCAGCACCCCCAGCCCTTCGGCTTTGGAGGAAAAAGGCTGGGCCAAGTTCACCGACTTCCAGCCTTTCTGCTG CTCCGAGTCGGGGCCCAGGTGCAGCTCCCCGGTGGACACGGGCCACGGCGGTGCCCAGGATAGCCTGACCCAGGGCCCAGAGAGGACCC CTCCCTATCCTGTAGTAGGCCCAGCTTCCCCATGTGCCTGGAACGCGTGTGTCACCAGGAAGGCCCCCCCAGTGGTTTCCGACAACACTGAGGACGAGCAGAAGATGGCAGGTGCCTTGGAGACTGTCAGCATGGGTCCCAGCCGGGAGACCCCCCTGCTGCCTGCGTCAGTCCCCAG GGCTGAGTGCACCGCCAGCACGCTGTCAGACCCCACCTCCCCTGCACCTGCAGAAGCAACCTTCCCTCCAGCTGTGGCTGTCCCCCCTGAGGCTGCTGTGGCGGCCACCACGGCGCCGGGCAAGGCCAGTCCCGCCCCAGCTGCCCTGCCAGTTGCTCCTGTGTTGAGCGGGGCGGTTCCAACAGGGCCCGTAGCGGCCATCACCACTGCAGCCCCATCCACATGCACAGCAGCCATCCTGGGGACAGCGACAAAAGACAG GAAGATGGACGCACCACCACCTGCAGGAGCCACCTTGAACGGCCCCGTgtga
- the PPP6R2 gene encoding serine/threonine-protein phosphatase 6 regulatory subunit 2 isoform X10, with amino-acid sequence MDLLLRLVSCVEPAGLRQEVLHWLNEEKIIQRLVELIHPSQDEDRQSNASQTLCDIIRLGREQASQLQEAPEPDPLLTVLESQDCVEQLLKNMFDGDQTESCLVSGTQVLLTLLETRRAGTEGLVDSFSQGLEGLCTVSSSILHGIEPRLKDFHQLLLSPPKKKAILTTIGVLEEPLGNARLHGARLMAALLHTNTPSINQELCRLNTMGLLLDLFFKYTWNNFLHFQVELCIAAILSHAAREDRAEASGLEGRAELLPGSGDPEAPPPAASRPENTMVTHLFQKCCLVQRILEAWEANDHAQAAGGMRRGNMGHLTRIANAVVQNLERGPMQTHISEVIRGLPADCRGRWENFVEETLAETNRRNAVDLVSTHHLHPSSEDEDMEGVFPNELSLQQAFSEYQVQQMTATFVDQFGFNDEEFADQDDSVNAPFDRIAEINFSIDADEDSPSAALFEACCSDHIQPFDDDEEDDIWEDKETHCTARVTARARFGGPHTSESCSKNGLERGGQDRKEGLEADKDVALADAPLASAQKEGPRLEGGSEAGASWAVFEETVNSPVPVPGVAVDVGSGVWASSTPSPSALEEKGWAKFTDFQPFCCSESGPRCSSPVDTGHGGAQDSLTQGPERTPPYPVVGPASPCAWNACVTRKAPPVVSDNTEDEQKMAGALETVSMGPSRETPLLPASVPRAECTASTLSDPTSPAPAEATFPPAVAVPPEAAVAATTAPGKASPAPAALPVAPVLSGAVPTGPVAAITTAAPSTCTAAILGTATKDRKMDAPPPAGATLNGPV; translated from the exons agACAGTCCAACGCCTCTCAGACTCTCTGTGACATCATCAGGCTGGGCAGAGAGCAGGCCAGTCAGCTGCAGGAGGCCCCGGAGCCAGACCCCCTCCTCACAGTGCTGGAGTC GCAGGACTGTGTGGAGCAGCTTCTGAAGAACATGTTTGATGGAGACCAGACTGAGAGCTGCCTCGTTAGTGGGACTCAGGTGTTACTTACCTTGCTGGAAACAAGGCGGGCTGG GACAGAGGGCTTGGTGGACTCCTTTTCTCAGGGACTGGAAGGGCTGTGTACCGTCAGCAGCAGCATACTGCACGGCATTGAGCCACGACTGAAGGACTTCCACCAGCTTCTACTCAGCCCGCCAAAG AAAAAAGCGATCCTGACCACCATTGGCGTGCTGGAGGAGCCTTTGGGGAATGCCCGTCTGCACGGGGCCCGCCTCATGGCTGCACTGCTGCACACGAACACGCCCAGCATCAACCAGGAACTCTGCCGGCTCAACACCATGGGCTTACTGCTG GACCTGTTTTTTAAGTACACCTGGAATAACTTCCTGCACTTCCAAGTGGAACTATGCATAGCCGCTATTCTCTCCCATGCTGCCCGCGAGGACAGGGCAGAAGCCAGTGGACTGGAGGGCAGGGCGGAGCTTCTGCCCGGAAGCGGGGACCCAGAGGCCCCCCCGCCTGCTGCCAGCCGCCCTGAGAACACAATGGTGACCCAC CTGTTCCAGAAGTGCTGCCTGGTCCAGCGGATCCTGGAGGCCTGGGAAGCCAATGATCACGCACA GGCAGCGGGTGGCATGAGGAGAGGCAACATGGGCCACCTTACCCGGATTGCCAATGCGGTGGTACAGAACCTGGAGAGGGGCCCCATGCAGACCCACATCAGCGAAGTCATCCGAG GGCTCCCTGCGGACTGCCGTGGGCGCTGGGAGAACTTCGTGGAGGAGACACTGGCGGAGACCAACCGCAGGAACGCTGTGGACCTG GTAAGCACCCACCACCTTCACCCCTCGAGTGAGGATGAGGACATGGAGGGCGTTTTCCCTAATGAGCTGTCCCTGCAGCAG gcTTTCTCCGAGTACCAGGTCCAGCAGATGACAGCCACCTTTGTGGATCAGTTTGGCTTCAATGACGAGGAGTTTGCAGACCAGGATGACAGTGTCAA TGCTCCCTTCGACAGGATTGCTGAGATAAACTTCAGCATCGATGCTGACGAGGACAGT CCCAGCGCAGCTCTGTTTGAGGCCTGCTGCAGTGACCACATCCAGCCTTTTGACGATGATGAGGAGGATGACATCTGGGAGGACAAGGAGACACACTGCACTGCCCGAGTGACGGCTAGAGCCAG gtttggGGGCCCTCACACCTCAGAGAGCTGCTCAAAGAATGGCCTGGAGCGTGGAGGCCAGGACAGGAAGGAGGGCTTGGAAGCAGACAAGGATGTGGCTCTGGCAGATGCCCCTCTGGCCTCAGCCCAGAAGGAAGGTCCTCGCTTGGAGGGTGGCTCAGAAG cAGGCGCCTCGTGGGCAGTATTTGAGGAGACGGTGAACTCGCCAGTGCCGGTTCCAGGAGTGGCGGTGGATGTGGGTTCCGGCGTGTGGGCATCCAGCACCCCCAGCCCTTCGGCTTTGGAGGAAAAAGGCTGGGCCAAGTTCACCGACTTCCAGCCTTTCTGCTG CTCCGAGTCGGGGCCCAGGTGCAGCTCCCCGGTGGACACGGGCCACGGCGGTGCCCAGGATAGCCTGACCCAGGGCCCAGAGAGGACCC CTCCCTATCCTGTAGTAGGCCCAGCTTCCCCATGTGCCTGGAACGCGTGTGTCACCAGGAAGGCCCCCCCAGTGGTTTCCGACAACACTGAGGACGAGCAGAAGATGGCAGGTGCCTTGGAGACTGTCAGCATGGGTCCCAGCCGGGAGACCCCCCTGCTGCCTGCGTCAGTCCCCAG GGCTGAGTGCACCGCCAGCACGCTGTCAGACCCCACCTCCCCTGCACCTGCAGAAGCAACCTTCCCTCCAGCTGTGGCTGTCCCCCCTGAGGCTGCTGTGGCGGCCACCACGGCGCCGGGCAAGGCCAGTCCCGCCCCAGCTGCCCTGCCAGTTGCTCCTGTGTTGAGCGGGGCGGTTCCAACAGGGCCCGTAGCGGCCATCACCACTGCAGCCCCATCCACATGCACAGCAGCCATCCTGGGGACAGCGACAAAAGACAG GAAGATGGACGCACCACCACCTGCAGGAGCCACCTTGAACGGCCCCGTgtga